The following are encoded together in the Ovis aries strain OAR_USU_Benz2616 breed Rambouillet chromosome 15, ARS-UI_Ramb_v3.0, whole genome shotgun sequence genome:
- the MRPL17 gene encoding large ribosomal subunit protein bL17m isoform X2 gives MRLSFAAAISHGRVYRRLGLGPESRIHLLQNLLTGLVRHERIEASWARVDELRGYAEKLIDYGKLGDTNERAMRMADFWLTEKDLIPKLFQVLAPRYQGQNGGYTRMLQIPNRNQQDRAKMAVIEYRGNCLPPLPLPRRDSNLTLLNQLLQGLRQDQEASTHSSHPAQTPEV, from the exons ATGCGGCTGTCGTTCGCCGCCGCGATCTCCCACGGCCGCGTATACCGCCGTCTAGGCCTTGGTCCCGAGTCCCGCATTCACCTGTTGCAGAACTTGCTTACGGGACTGGTGCGCCACGAACGCATCGAGGCGTCATGGGCACGCGTGGACGAGCTGAGGGGCTACGCCGAGAAG CTCATTGACTACGGGAAGCTGGGAGACACCAACGAACGAGCCATGCGCATGGCGGACTTCTGGCTCACG GAGAAAGACTTGATCCCAAAGCTGTTTCAAGTACTGGCCCCTCGGTACCAAGGTCAGAATGGGGGCTACACGAGAATGCTGCAGATCCCAAATCGGAATCAGCAGGATCGGGCCAAAATGGCAGTGATTGAGTACAGAGGGAACtgtctcccacccctgcccctgccacGCAGAGACAGCAACCTTACACTCCTAAACCAGCTGCTTCAGGGGCTGCGGCAGGACCAGGAAGCAAGCACCCACAGCTCCCACCCAGCTCAAACACCAGAGGTTTAA